The Lactuca sativa cultivar Salinas chromosome 2, Lsat_Salinas_v11, whole genome shotgun sequence genome includes a window with the following:
- the LOC111912249 gene encoding photosynthetic NDH subunit of lumenal location 1, chloroplastic, with protein MAVSSLPFSSPTLSTRLNLPLKPSCSSCSWPTIIASSKNSSLDQQTSGNCKRRSLLIGVGASSLLPTKLLLAQEKPANYDEFVDLQDGYSYYYPSDWREFDFRGHDSAFKDRYLQLQNVRLSFIPTDKTDIQDMGPIEKVVANLVKHVYSTPTQVPDVFDMQERTTDGKRYYTFEYTLTSPNFSRAAFATIAVGNGRYYTLIVGANERRWRRVRNQLKVVADSFKVLDI; from the exons ATGGCGGTTTCATCACTTCCATTCTCATCGCCTACCTTATCCACAAGG TTGAATCTACCATTGAAGCCTtcttgttcttcatgttcttggcCAACCATCATTGCATCCTCAAAAAATTCATCTCTTGATCAACAAA CATCAGGAAATTGCAAGAGAAGATCACTACTAATAGGAGTTGGAGCTTCAAGTTTATTGCCTACAAAACTTCTATTGGCTCAAG AGAAACCAGCAAACTATGATGAATTTGTTGACTTACAAGATGGTTACTCCTATTATTATCCCTCAGATTGGAGG GAATTTGATTTTAGAGGACATGATTCAGCGTTCAAAGATCGATATTTGCAACTACAAAATGTGAGGCTTAGTTTCATACCAACCGATAAAACAGACATCCAGGATATGGGCCCCATCGAGAAGGTTGTAGCCAATTTGGTGAAGCATGTTTACTCCACACCAACTCAAGTCCCAGATGTATTTGATATGCAAGAG AGGACCACAGATGGTAAAAGATATTACACGTTTGAGTACACGCTAACATCTCCAAACTTCTCCCGTGCAGCCTTTGCAACCATAGCAGTCGGCAATG GGAGATACTACACGCTAATTGTTGGAGCAAATGAGCGAAGATGGAGAAGAGTGAGAAACCAGCTTAAAGTGGTGGCGGACTCATTCAAGGTGCTCGATATCTGA